From Acinonyx jubatus isolate Ajub_Pintada_27869175 chromosome F2, VMU_Ajub_asm_v1.0, whole genome shotgun sequence, the proteins below share one genomic window:
- the GRINA gene encoding protein lifeguard 1 has protein sequence MPHEKSFLVSGDSYPPPNPGYPGGPQPSMPPYPGAPYPQPPFQPSPYGQPGYPQGPSPYPQGGYPQGPYPQGGYPQGPYPQGGYPQGPYPQSPFPPNPYGQPQAFPAQDPGSPQRGNYHEEGPPSYYDNQDFPATNWDDKSIRQAFIRKVFLVLTLQLSVTLSTVAVFTFVGEVKGFVRENVWTYYVSYAVFFVSLIVLSCCGDFRRKHPWNLVALSILTVSLSYMVGMIASFYNTEAVIMAVGITTTVCFTVVIFSMQTRYDFTSCMGVLLVSMVVLVIFAILCIFIRNRILEIVYASLGALLFTCFLAVDTQLLLGNKQLSLSPEEYVFAALNLYTDIINIFLYILTIIGRAKE, from the exons ATGCCCCATGAAAAGAGTTTCTTGGTGTCTGGGGACAGCTATCCTCCCCCCAATCCTGGATATCCTGGGGGGCCCCAGCCCTCCATGCCTCCCTACCCGGGGGCCCCTTACCCACAGCCCCCTTTCCAGCCTTCCCCATATGGCCAGCCAGGGTatccccagggccccagcccctACCCTCAAGGGGGCTACCCTCAGGGCCCCTACCCCCAAGGAGGCTACCCTCAGGGCCCCTACCCTCAAGGGGGCTACCCGCAGGGGCCATATCCGCAGAGCCCCTTTCCCCCCAACCCCTACGGACAACCACAGGCCTTCCCGGCACAGGACCCTGGCT CACCTCAGCGTGGAAACTATCATGAAGAGGGTCCCCCGTCCTACTACGACAACCAGGACTTTCCTGCCACCAACTGGGATGACAAGAGCATCCGCCAGGCCTTCATCCGGAAG GTGTTCCTGGTGCTGaccctgcagctgtccgtgacgCTGTCCACTGTGGCCGTGTTCACCTTTGTCGGGGAGGTGAAGGGCTTCGTCCGGGAGAACGTGTGGACGTACTATGTGTCCTATGCAGTCTTCTTCGTCTCCCTCATCGTCCTCAGCTGCTGCGGAGACTTCCGGCGGAAGCACCCCTGGAACCTGGTTGCACTG TCCATCCTGACCGTCAGCCTGTCCTACATGGTGGGGATGATCGCCAGCTTCTACAACACTGAGGCGGTCATCATGGCCGTGGGCATTACGACAACCGTCTGCTTCACGGTGGTCATCTTCTCCATGCAG ACCCGCTACGACTTCACCTCGTGCATGGGCGTGCTCCTGGTGAGCATGGTGGTGCTGGTCATCTTTGCCATCCTCTGCATTTTCATCCGGAACCGCATCCTGGAGATCGTGTACGCCTCGCTGGGCGCCCTGCTCTTCACCTGC TTCCTGGCAGTGGACACCCAGCTGCTGCTGGGGAACAAGCAGCTGTCCCTGAGCCCGGAGGAGTATGTGTTTGCCGCGCTGAACCTGTACACGGACATCATCAACATCTTCCTGTACATCCTCACCATCATCGGCCGCGCCAAGGAGTAG